AAAAGAACGTCTTTCTGACGTTCTTTATAAAAACAGAAGTTTCTTTAAAGCATTTCTATTCAAACAAGTCCGGCCTATTCTGCATCTCGTCCAACTGGATCTGGTGAAGAACAACGCGGCCTGCGGAAAGACTGGCCTGCACATCAACAAGACGCTGGTTCTTGGAGCCGCGAAACTTCAAGTCAAGGCAGCGCTGAGCCAAGATGAAGGGACCATCAACAAGAATATCCGCAAAGGTCAGCAATTCCAGGCATTCCGGTTTTTCATCCTTGAGAGCCATTAAGCGTTCATAGGTAAATCCAGAAAAAATGACCAGATTCAAGCCGCGTTCCTTGATTTCGCGAGCCAAGGGAACAAGCGTCTTCGCCTGAAACATAGGATCGCCGCCACTAAGAGTCACACCATCCAGCAACGGATTTTCCTCGATCATGGAAAGCAATTCTGCGAGGGAAATATCGTGGCCGCCATTGAAATCGTGGGTCTGGGGATTATGGCAACCGAGGCAATTGTGGGAACAGCCTTGAGTGAAAATGGAAAAACGGATACCAGGACCATCCACGAAAGATTCAGGTTCAATTCCTGCAATGCGAAGTTTCTTCCCTTCGAAGCCTTCCGGCACAGGGTAGCTTACTTCGTGCAAATCATCTTCCTGGTTATCTACATTCTGAAAATCCATTTTACTCTCTTCTCATTCGAAACTGCTGGATCCTTCGACTACGAACCTTACGGTTCTTCGCTCAGGATGACATTTGTGGACAATTCCGCAAATAGAAAAAGCCCACGGCCTCTCCCGCATCATACGGGCGTCACCGTGGGCATTTAATACAAACTAGTTATTGCTGTCGCAACCGTGCTTCACACGGTCATTCACTTCAGCAAGCTTTGCATTGTTGAAGCGATCGATTGTACCAACCAGGTAACCGGTGATACGGCGAATGCGTTCAAAGCCAACGCCTTCTCCATACTGGGACTTTTCTTTTTCAGACATTGTATTTCTCCTTGACTGATTTTCAGCCTATAAACTTTTCTTTATTTTAAACCTTAGCGGATTCCCAGGAAGGCGGGCATGCCCGGGAACTTCTTGCGGAGTTCTTCGATCTTCTGCGGATCGATGGCGTGGCCTTCTGCACGACCGCAACGGGGGCACACATCGTTAATCACACCAACGTAACCGCAGACAGGGTCACGGTCAACCGGATGGTTGATGGAGCCGTAGCCAATGCCGGACTTAGCCATGAAGCGAACGATCTTTTCGAATGCATCCAGGTTCTGGGTCGGGTCGCCATCCATTTCGATGTAGCTGATATGGCCAGCGTTGGTGAGAGCGTGATACGGGGCTTCCAATTCAATCTTCTTGAATGCGCTGATCTTGTAGTATACAGGCACATGGAAGGAGTTGGTGTAGTAGTCACGATCGGTAACACCCGGAATGATGCCAAACTTCTTCTTGTCCATGCGGAGGAAACGACCAGAAAGGCCTTCTGCCGGAGTAGCAAAGAGTGAGAAGTTCAGCTGGAGGCGTTCGGATTCGCGGTCGCAGAAATCACGCATGTGCTGAACGATTTCGAGACCAAGCTTATGGGAAGCTTCGGATTCGCCGTGATGCTTGCCGGTGAGGGCAACCAAGGTTTCGGCAAGGCCAATGAAACCGATGGAAAGGGTACCGTCCTTGAGGACTTCGCGGACTTCGTCGTTCCAGCCCAGCTTTTCGGAACCAATCCAAATGCCCTGGCCCATGAGGAAGGGGAAGTTCTTCACGCGCTTGCGGCTCTGCACTTCCATACGTTCCAGCAACTGATCGCGGACGAGAGCCAGCATGCGATCCAGTTCCTTGTAGAACAGGTCGATGGACTTCATCTTGAGGGCGATGCGAGGCAGGTTGATGGAGGTAAAGCTCAGGTTGCCACGGCCGAAGGTGATTTCGTTTTCGGGACGGGCGGTATTACCGATAACGCGAGTACGGCAACCCATGTAGGCGATTTCAGTTTCAGGGTGGCCCGGCTTGTAGTAAGCAGCATTGTACGGAGCATCCATGAAGCTGAAGTTGGGGAACAGGCGCTTTGCAGAAACGCGGCAGGCCAACTTGAACAAGTCGTAGTTGGGGTCGCCCGGATTGAGGCTCACGCCATCCTTTACGCGGAAAATCTGAATCGGGAAGATTGCGGTTTCGCCACCACCCAAGCCTTCTTCTGTAGTGAGCAGCAAATTACGCATCACCATCTGGGCTTCGGGATCGGTACACATACCGTAGTTAATGCTGGAGAACGGAGTCTGAGCACCGGCGCGGCTGTGCATGGAGTTCAGGTTATGAACGAAAGCTTCCATAGCCTGGAAGGTAGCCTTGTCCGTTTCTTCGTAAGCCTGCTTTTCGGCAAACTTCTGTGCACCCATAACGATTTCGGTGCTGTAGATCTTGGAAAGCTCACGAGCTTCGGTCTGGACAAACTTTTCGTTAGGAACGAGAGTTGCCACCATACCCATTTCGAGCATTTCTTCATGAAGCTTCTTGATAACCGGACGGATTTCTTCTTCTTCCTTACCGGTGAGAAGAATCAAGGCCTTCACCATGTTATTCAGGTAAGCCTTGCGGTAGGTGATGCGAACGCCGTCGGCCATGGCATAGTCGAAGTTAGGAACAGCCTGACCACCGTGCTGATCGTTCTGGTTGGACTGGATAGCAATTGCAGCGAGAGCTGCGTAGCTGCGGATGTCCTTGGGTTCACGGAGATGACCGTGACCCGTGTTGAAACCATTCTTGAAAAGCTTGATTAGGTCGATCTGGCAGCAGGTCATGGTGAGGGCGTAGAAATCCAGGTCATGGATATGGATATCGCCTTCGGAATGAGCACGGCTGTGTTCCGGCTTCAGCATCATCATGGTGTAGAAATGCTTTGCGGATTCGGAACCGTACTTGAGCATGGTACCCATGGCGGTGTCGCCATCGATGTTTGCGTTTTCGCGCTTCAGGTCGGATTCCTTGGCGGAGCTGAAGGTAATGTCGCGAAGGGTGTGCATGAGGCGAGTGTTCACTTCACGAACACGGGTACGTTCTGCACGATAAAGGATGTAGCTCTTGGCGGTGTCACCGTAGCCGGCTTCGGTCAAGGCCTTTTCGACTGCGTCCTGGATTTCTTCAATGTCAGGACGAGTCTTGCCTTCGGCTTCAAGGCGGCCTACTGCATAGGCAGCAACCTTGAGAGCGGTACTGTTCAAAACGTCTTCACCACCGAGAAGGTCCAGCTGAGACTGGGAAGCCTTAATCTGTTCTTCAAGTTCACCAGAGGCACGGAAAGCCTTAACGATGGCACCAGCGATCTTCTCAATGTTGAACGGCATCTCGCGGCCGTCACGTTTTTTCACAGCAAAAATCATTGCTTAATCCTTCTTATTCAAACAATTCTAATTCCGCCGGCTCTAGGCTTTTTCATCGCGAGATTTGTAAACTCCAAATTAACAAAACTCTAAAAAAAGGCCAAAATTCTCTTTATTCAACAGGAATACAACCACCCAAAAGCGCGCAATCCCAAGAATCTTTCAAATTCGCTCAAAATCAGCATAAAGCCTACATCTTGTGGCAAATGCCACCTAACCACCCCAAGATGTAGGACACAAGATAATAAAAGAACCACTATATATGCGAAATCGTCAAAAAAAAATCTTGATAATTTTTATTTACGCTCGTTTATTTACGCAAAAACTTCGTTAATTAATACACTATCCCGGTTTCGGATTTTTGTAAAAAATTAAATTACAAAAAACTTATTTTCACTACATTTTCTTAACTCATTATAGTTCAATGAGTTATTAAAAAACACCCCTAAAGGATAAAAAAAACACCCCTTGACAAAATCAAGGAGCGCCTTTAAAAAATACGTTGTTTTGTTACTTCAATTCAACAATCAGACGCACCGACGCACTAACCTCCACAGAGTCCGCAATAGCAGATTCATCTGGAGCTGCACCATCCATCATCATGGCATTTACAGCAAGCCCCTTGGCTCTACGATGCATGGAATAACCGCCATAGACGTTAACTCCACCATCCCCGCCCACATAGATAACATCGCCCAGCTTGGCATTGACGCCATCGGCATAGCTCTTGGCCTGAGACAGAGCCTTCTTGCTTGCAAGCCCAATAATTTCGGACTGAACTGCAGACACATCCTTAAGTTCTGCACTAGTGCGATCGATTTCTACATCCGGTTCCGAGGCAAGGGCCTCCACCAAGGCGGCAGCATCGCTCTTGTTGTCTACAGAAACCTCAAAGCTCTGGGTTGCCACATAGCCCGCAAGATTACGCTTGCCGTCGTGGTAGGACCATTCCTTACGCACATCAACGCTATTCTGTTCCACATTCTTTTCGGGAATGTCCAGTGCAGCAACATTTGCGAAAATAGCTGCCCTACGTTCTGCAACCTTCTTGAAAAGGACGTCCTTGTCCTTATCACGAAGATCCAGGCGGAACCCAGTCACAAACTTGTCGGCAGCCACCTTCTTGGACTCCATTGCGGAAACTTCCACACGGGGAGTCTCTACCGAAGCAGTACCGCCGGACACGCAGGGACGACCGCCATTGGTAACCATATAGACGCAAGCAACAAGACCTGCGATACAAACGACATTAAAAAATTTTGAAGACATCTATAACCTCAAGGCCTAATATACAAAACCTATAAAAAAAAAATCCGGTGTTGCCGGATTCATTAACAAGAGGTTGCT
This Fibrobacter sp. DNA region includes the following protein-coding sequences:
- a CDS encoding SIMPL domain-containing protein, with protein sequence MSSKFFNVVCIAGLVACVYMVTNGGRPCVSGGTASVETPRVEVSAMESKKVAADKFVTGFRLDLRDKDKDVLFKKVAERRAAIFANVAALDIPEKNVEQNSVDVRKEWSYHDGKRNLAGYVATQSFEVSVDNKSDAAALVEALASEPDVEIDRTSAELKDVSAVQSEIIGLASKKALSQAKSYADGVNAKLGDVIYVGGDGGVNVYGGYSMHRRAKGLAVNAMMMDGAAPDESAIADSVEVSASVRLIVELK
- a CDS encoding anaerobic ribonucleoside triphosphate reductase is translated as MIFAVKKRDGREMPFNIEKIAGAIVKAFRASGELEEQIKASQSQLDLLGGEDVLNSTALKVAAYAVGRLEAEGKTRPDIEEIQDAVEKALTEAGYGDTAKSYILYRAERTRVREVNTRLMHTLRDITFSSAKESDLKRENANIDGDTAMGTMLKYGSESAKHFYTMMMLKPEHSRAHSEGDIHIHDLDFYALTMTCCQIDLIKLFKNGFNTGHGHLREPKDIRSYAALAAIAIQSNQNDQHGGQAVPNFDYAMADGVRITYRKAYLNNMVKALILLTGKEEEEIRPVIKKLHEEMLEMGMVATLVPNEKFVQTEARELSKIYSTEIVMGAQKFAEKQAYEETDKATFQAMEAFVHNLNSMHSRAGAQTPFSSINYGMCTDPEAQMVMRNLLLTTEEGLGGGETAIFPIQIFRVKDGVSLNPGDPNYDLFKLACRVSAKRLFPNFSFMDAPYNAAYYKPGHPETEIAYMGCRTRVIGNTARPENEITFGRGNLSFTSINLPRIALKMKSIDLFYKELDRMLALVRDQLLERMEVQSRKRVKNFPFLMGQGIWIGSEKLGWNDEVREVLKDGTLSIGFIGLAETLVALTGKHHGESEASHKLGLEIVQHMRDFCDRESERLQLNFSLFATPAEGLSGRFLRMDKKKFGIIPGVTDRDYYTNSFHVPVYYKISAFKKIELEAPYHALTNAGHISYIEMDGDPTQNLDAFEKIVRFMAKSGIGYGSINHPVDRDPVCGYVGVINDVCPRCGRAEGHAIDPQKIEELRKKFPGMPAFLGIR
- the nrdG gene encoding anaerobic ribonucleoside-triphosphate reductase activating protein codes for the protein MDFQNVDNQEDDLHEVSYPVPEGFEGKKLRIAGIEPESFVDGPGIRFSIFTQGCSHNCLGCHNPQTHDFNGGHDISLAELLSMIEENPLLDGVTLSGGDPMFQAKTLVPLAREIKERGLNLVIFSGFTYERLMALKDEKPECLELLTFADILVDGPFILAQRCLDLKFRGSKNQRLVDVQASLSAGRVVLHQIQLDEMQNRPDLFE